The Chanodichthys erythropterus isolate Z2021 chromosome 12, ASM2448905v1, whole genome shotgun sequence genome contains a region encoding:
- the cxxc4 gene encoding CXXC-type zinc finger protein 4, translating into MSNLNNALCIESGQSTDVSLLQKDNLQDGGLSQLLDYNAEMERYRSFANFYKTNGAFPQTAKIARITTPIFPSARIGVSPWNCDNSMLWGRKSAAINPNRTSMHRNDSQRPGKPGVPPETLQMANNNFLSSLSPEHCRPLAGECMNKLKCGAAEAEIMNLPERVGTFSAIPALGGISLPPGVIVMTALHSPAASAAVTDSAFQIANLADCPQNNSSASSGNPAKKKRKRCGVCAPCRRLINCGVCSSCRNRKTGHQICKFRKCEELKKKPGSSLEVRRRLRHHTPPPSLRALKSINLSF; encoded by the coding sequence ATGTCTAATCTTAACAATGCACTTTGCATTGAAAGCGGCCAAAGCACTGACGTGTCACTCTTGCAAAAGGATAATCTTCAGGACGGTGGATTAAGCCAGCTGTTGGATTACAATGCAGAAATGGAAAGGTACAGGTCGTTTGCAAACTTTTACAAAACCAATGGGGCATTTCCACAGACTGCTAAGATTGCCCGCATAACGACACCAATTTTTCCCAGCGCCAGAATCGGTGTGTCCCCTTGGAACTGTGATAACAGCATGCTCTGGGGAAGGAAATCAGCAGCAATAAACCCTAATAGGACCAGCATGCATAGAAATGACTCCCAAAGGCCGGGGAAACCTGGCGTGCCGCCAGAGACGCTGCAAATGGCAAATAATAATTTCCTCTCTAGCTTATCCCCTGAACACTGCAGACCTTTAGCAGGAGAATGCATGAACAAGCTGAAATGCGGTGCTGCTGAAGCAGAGATAATGAATCTCCCGGAACGTGTTGGAACTTTTTCCGCTATTCCGGCTTTAGGGGGCATCTCATTACCTCCCGGGGTCATCGTCATGACAGCCCTTCACTCCCCCGCAGCCTCAGCAGCCGTTACAGACAGTGCGTTTCAAATTGCCAATCTGGCAGACTGCCCACAGAATAATTCCTCCGCATCCAGCGGAAACCCAgcgaaaaagaaaaggaaaaggtGTGGGGTCTGCGCGCCCTGCAGGAGGCTAATCAACTGTGGAGTGTGCAGCAGTTGTCGGAACCGTAAGACGGGCCACCAGATCTGCAAGTTTCGGAAATGCGAGGAGCTAAAAAAGAAGCCTGGCTCATCACTAGAGGTGAGACGACGGCTCAGACACCACActccccctccctccctccgtGCTCTCAAAAGCATTAACCTTTCCTTCTAG